In Novipirellula caenicola, a single genomic region encodes these proteins:
- the lipA gene encoding lipoyl synthase, whose protein sequence is MAFRLPVVSDPEIPEGAEVSASGRLPRWLKRPIPRSNSNHMTAGLLEELKLETVCDNAKCPNRMECYSQQTATFMILGAVCTRPCGFCAVHRGRPPELPESDEPERLAEAAARLGLKHVVITSVTRDDLPDGGADHFYRCVVAVRERTGATTEVLTPDFVHCKPSLARVIEARPDVFNHNMETVPRLYRRVRGPKSDYAWTLQMMLDVKKYDSSVRTKSGLMLGLGEERAELIDALADLREHDVDFLTLGQYLQPGEKYLPVVRYVPPEEFDELGEIARGMGFKKVASGPFVRSSYHARDMAETAV, encoded by the coding sequence ATGGCATTTCGCTTACCTGTCGTTTCTGATCCTGAAATTCCTGAAGGTGCCGAAGTCAGTGCATCGGGGCGGTTGCCTCGCTGGCTGAAACGCCCGATTCCTCGCAGCAATTCCAACCACATGACGGCAGGATTGTTGGAAGAATTGAAACTGGAAACGGTTTGTGATAACGCCAAATGCCCGAATCGTATGGAATGCTATAGCCAGCAAACCGCGACATTCATGATTCTGGGAGCCGTTTGCACCCGGCCCTGTGGATTTTGTGCCGTTCACCGCGGTCGGCCACCGGAATTGCCCGAGTCCGACGAACCAGAGCGTTTGGCCGAAGCCGCGGCGCGGTTGGGGCTTAAGCACGTCGTGATCACCAGTGTGACGCGTGACGATCTGCCCGATGGCGGGGCCGACCACTTCTACCGCTGTGTCGTCGCCGTGCGAGAACGCACCGGCGCGACGACCGAAGTGCTGACCCCCGACTTTGTTCACTGCAAACCGTCATTGGCTCGCGTGATCGAAGCTCGACCCGATGTTTTCAACCACAACATGGAAACCGTTCCTCGGTTGTACCGCCGCGTGCGAGGGCCGAAGAGCGATTATGCGTGGACGCTGCAGATGATGTTGGATGTCAAGAAATACGACTCCAGCGTTCGCACCAAGAGCGGTTTGATGCTGGGATTGGGCGAAGAACGAGCCGAATTGATCGACGCGTTGGCGGATCTTCGCGAGCACGACGTCGACTTTTTGACGCTCGGCCAATACCTGCAGCCCGGCGAAAAATACCTGCCCGTGGTCCGTTACGTTCCGCCAGAAGAATTTGACGAGCTGGGCGAAATCGCTCGTGGCATGGGATTCAAGAAAGTCGCCAGCGGCCCATTCGTTCGCAGTAGCTATCACGCCCGCGACATGGCCGAAACGGCCGTTTAA
- the smpB gene encoding SsrA-binding protein SmpB, whose amino-acid sequence MPRCAKSQLGGTIRLVMAKNKKTKKKAAGKKSEPSMTIVTENRKAKHRYEILDSVECGLMLIGSEVKSMRDGKMSLDEAYIRVKDNELWLIGSDIAHYKNAGMWNHDPRRPRKLLVHAREYDKFAGRAHERGLTLIPLRVYFNSRGIAKCVMGLVKGKKLHDKREALKKRDSDRGLQRAMRRG is encoded by the coding sequence ATGCCCCGCTGCGCTAAGTCGCAGCTTGGCGGTACAATTCGCCTCGTTATGGCAAAAAACAAGAAAACGAAAAAAAAGGCTGCGGGAAAAAAATCCGAGCCATCGATGACGATCGTGACCGAGAATCGCAAGGCGAAACATCGCTACGAGATCCTCGATTCGGTCGAGTGTGGACTGATGCTGATCGGCAGCGAAGTGAAGTCGATGCGGGATGGCAAAATGTCGCTCGACGAAGCCTATATCCGCGTGAAAGACAACGAACTGTGGCTGATCGGCAGCGACATTGCTCATTACAAGAACGCGGGGATGTGGAACCATGATCCCCGCCGACCACGCAAACTGCTCGTTCACGCCCGCGAATATGACAAGTTCGCCGGACGAGCCCACGAGCGGGGGCTGACCCTGATTCCGCTGCGGGTCTATTTCAATTCGCGTGGCATCGCCAAATGTGTGATGGGATTGGTCAAAGGAAAGAAACTACATGACAAACGCGAAGCCCTGAAAAAGCGAGATAGTGACCGCGGATTGCAACGGGCCATGAGGCGAGGTTAA
- a CDS encoding ABC transporter ATP-binding protein, producing the protein MSNADMTLRIADLTKTFDQPGGGRLTVLDVPQFEIAAGEQVALIGESGGGKTTLLHLIAGLLIPDSGSIRVAGTELTRLSEQGRDRFRASTIGYVFQTFNLLPAFTAIENVRLGMTFGHGNTDSGRAKDLLDRVGLADRAHYRPSQLSVGQQQRVAIARSLAGKPRLLLCDEPTANVDPVSAENVLDLIRTSCSEENIAMLMVTHSMHVAERFDRVDKLEQINRAFVTSQ; encoded by the coding sequence ATGTCAAACGCTGATATGACGCTGCGGATCGCGGATCTGACCAAAACATTTGACCAACCCGGCGGCGGTCGATTGACGGTGCTGGATGTCCCTCAATTTGAAATCGCCGCGGGCGAACAAGTCGCCTTGATCGGCGAAAGCGGCGGTGGGAAAACCACCCTGTTGCATCTGATCGCGGGGTTATTGATTCCCGATTCCGGTTCCATTCGCGTTGCAGGGACCGAACTGACACGACTGAGCGAACAAGGGCGTGACCGTTTTCGCGCCTCGACAATCGGTTACGTCTTCCAGACCTTTAATCTGCTGCCCGCGTTTACGGCGATTGAAAACGTGCGACTAGGCATGACCTTTGGACATGGCAATACCGATTCAGGGCGTGCCAAGGATTTGTTGGACCGCGTCGGGCTTGCCGATCGCGCCCATTATCGTCCAAGTCAATTGAGTGTTGGCCAGCAGCAGCGAGTCGCAATCGCTCGTTCGTTGGCCGGTAAACCACGGCTATTGCTGTGTGACGAACCGACTGCGAATGTGGATCCTGTCAGCGCCGAAAACGTATTGGATTTGATTCGCACTTCCTGTAGCGAGGAAAACATTGCGATGTTGATGGTCACCCACAGCATGCATGTGGCCGAGCGTTTTGACCGAGTCGACAAGCTCGAACAGATCAACCGAGCCTTTGTTACCAGCCAATAG
- a CDS encoding ABC transporter permease, producing MSLIQIAWRNFCHRSLSSVLTTLSLALGVGLVVLVLSIFGIISEAFTRNASVGYNLVVGPKGSALQLTLNSVYYLSQPIENLPFTEYMEFFGKAERAEMVRRYGGDPALGERDGIYAGYMAGGYAIPLALGDYYGEFRVVGTIPDFFEKLRHGPDVDEPFSFAEGRALQEHSAENGYFEAVLGSRVASEMGKHAGDEFFPTHGDPEGEGHGQGFKIVGILEPTGTPNDRAAFVNLEGFYLLDNHAKPLKGDEIIEEPVDWQQRDPEHKPLVIPQREVTSILIRNGNLMFAPGMQNAINEGLQSQAAAPVGEIAKLMTAIVGPLLKALLAITLITSVVAAVGVLVAIYNSMNDRRRDIAVMRALGARRETVTVIILAESLIIALVGGTLGWFLAHFAIWSSSGYIEAQTGVRVGFFTTSTYEIAVLPLVIVLALFAGFLPAWSAYRTDVGSNLSA from the coding sequence ATGTCCTTGATCCAAATTGCCTGGCGTAATTTTTGCCATCGCTCTCTATCCAGTGTCTTGACCACGTTGTCATTGGCTCTGGGGGTTGGTTTAGTGGTGTTGGTGTTGTCCATTTTCGGCATCATCAGCGAAGCGTTCACTCGCAATGCATCGGTCGGTTACAACTTAGTCGTTGGCCCCAAAGGCAGTGCGTTGCAGTTGACGCTCAACAGCGTCTATTACTTGAGTCAACCGATCGAGAATCTGCCGTTTACCGAATACATGGAGTTCTTCGGCAAAGCCGAACGTGCCGAGATGGTCCGCCGCTATGGTGGCGATCCTGCACTCGGGGAGCGTGATGGAATTTATGCCGGCTACATGGCGGGCGGCTACGCGATTCCGTTGGCACTAGGAGATTACTACGGCGAATTTCGTGTCGTTGGTACGATTCCCGATTTCTTTGAAAAACTACGTCATGGCCCCGATGTCGACGAACCTTTTTCGTTCGCCGAAGGCCGAGCGTTGCAGGAACACAGTGCCGAAAACGGCTACTTCGAAGCGGTGCTGGGGTCGCGTGTGGCCAGCGAAATGGGCAAACACGCCGGCGACGAATTCTTTCCAACACACGGCGATCCCGAAGGTGAAGGACACGGGCAGGGTTTCAAAATCGTCGGCATTCTCGAGCCGACGGGGACTCCCAATGACCGCGCTGCGTTCGTGAATCTCGAAGGATTCTACTTGCTCGACAACCATGCCAAACCACTTAAGGGGGACGAGATCATCGAGGAGCCCGTGGATTGGCAACAGCGTGACCCTGAACACAAACCGCTGGTGATCCCGCAACGCGAAGTGACATCAATCTTGATTCGCAACGGCAATCTGATGTTTGCGCCGGGGATGCAGAACGCGATCAACGAGGGGTTGCAGTCGCAAGCGGCCGCTCCGGTCGGCGAGATCGCCAAATTGATGACGGCGATTGTCGGTCCGCTACTCAAAGCATTGTTGGCGATCACGTTGATCACCAGCGTGGTGGCTGCGGTCGGTGTCTTGGTTGCGATTTACAACTCGATGAATGACCGGCGTCGTGACATTGCCGTGATGCGGGCTCTGGGGGCACGTCGCGAAACCGTGACCGTCATCATTCTGGCCGAAAGTTTGATCATTGCCTTGGTCGGCGGAACGCTCGGATGGTTCCTCGCTCACTTTGCGATCTGGAGTTCGAGCGGTTACATCGAAGCCCAAACCGGCGTGCGAGTCGGATTCTTCACCACCAGCACCTACGAAATCGCGGTGCTGCCGCTGGTGATCGTGCTGGCGTTGTTTGCCGGATTTTTGCCGGCGTGGAGTGCCTATCGCACCGACGTCGGTTCGAATTTGTCGGCCTAA
- a CDS encoding ATP-binding protein produces the protein MNTVPIPLPELSNYAAIQAVEDHGFVKSCRVQSYALGENFLAEWIDAKEADAERFASLRLEWQNNVREQPMGSLKQREFHDHPRRLVRVIDVPRGRPLQQHLAGRRFELQETLQNAISLTKCLEDWHRMSRVHGWLSPQNVFCDPQNQVELRDVSVLSVHAQQDILAFPVEELVFISPESSGLLSRKVCPASDLYSVGAILFSMLSGRAPIEANNASDYFDYQLCLEPPRLRELGLQVPAAVDDMVARLLRRDPRDRYETAAGLLYDLQSIAQRHTTPSTATKTFAIGTRDVRPELAEASLVGRDEELETIQKSMAALQSGQAQLHAITGAEIAHRRAFADEVLLRAKAEGLFVFRGGASTATNPKPLQSLDTVLSAIEQLCKAQPELATRLAASTKNHTATLRELWPALAPLWPSSSDHTGPEAYGSQRAAIALAELFAALAKEPAGVVLLFDDLDVADDLSRTVIRTIMDQVALAPEHRMLCVVTGQSAESLNMTLGGAPIRLGRLSAEALGVHLESTAGKISESIKSSIIDVADGSVTMASALLRRMIDTKVVTLSEDGWISSGQLIEALRGDESFAELLDRQVNALSNHAMRILASAAVIGQQFHLDMLTAVTGVPYAEVLQVVTEALGRRILWRDTRAGWFSFANDPIHQQLRKHLDPVEHRGIHKQAVAYLCQHDPENLYDLAFHYDAAGEGELALTTSLQAARAARQRFSLSVAQDQLEIAKRWFSSEDRDTGLEIFEGLGTIHLLAGRYNQAADHLYEALELADTPLERARIQQQIGEVAFKRGRFNEAAAQYEQALAVTGIRVPGNVFTMFCGLIAQIFFQVIHSYLPSRWFARNASLSEIDCLRLELLSRLSRVYWFSRHTLWTLGNHLRSLNEAERFVPSETLAAFYSEHGPVMSLLRWFKRANRYAKRSLAIRTSRNDVWGQGQSHHYHSVVMLAECRFDDAIVTSKRAVDLLRQTGDVWEMNMARYQKANALYRIGRYAEAAELASQMFESGRQIGDRQATGISLDVWARTTPQTLSLSLVLEEAARSRPDAQSHAQTQLAFAVMLLHHNRVDEAVVVLQDAIKRCEQAGHLNTYICPCYVWLGTAMRRQLELIDRRDGRCFRKQLRETQSALRKAARLARGFPADLAHVRREIAILHLIRGNTRRAANQLRSSLKVAKRLSQAVEERDSLQLLQTLYEREVDYFGAFPEPLSLRLSELKQQYPSTSDEGKDSRLTSTNLSLADRFVTVLKSGRRIAQALSSDLVFAEASESARRLLRGQHVDVVTIHQNLSQLVFKPWNGKDCEPSCLRRTEANEKLIRMAVQTNQAVCLDYDASNVGGGSGSAIAAPIAFRGDPVAVILVTHLELKDLFGADERRIADFVTTLAGAALENADGFLRLQQMNDTLEQRVLERTKAAEDRAGQLSNSNEQLRATEEQLRRAIAQANTANEAKSRFLATISHEIRTPLNGILGMTRLARSASSDPRQSGYLETVEESGQSLLTLINDLLDFSKLEANKMELERIPMDLERLAGEVSRLMAASAWQKGVELVCDVDPHLPKAILGDSARLRQIIMNLIGNAIKFTEQGYISLTITTLHVNDGEDLLSIEVQDSGIGIPVEQQGKVFESFSQADSSTTRRYGGTGLGLAICRELAERMQGTIELRSVVGVGSTFTVLLPLELADEQPHGEPCPVLGNPRVAIIDPLDASARAIESALESIGANARVWPCRSECGEWKFDASFFDCQWDLVIFGCDRIEQLADQCAELNIPCLFLLPAHATLEVQRGEWSAELRKPVLASDLLAKTTGLLRRDPELRYDISQDTTATQNSSAIDEQESRIESEALSIRRKPNLLDQLASAPMDDAPGQREVTQEKDAAVSATRILVAEDGEINQEVIMGILEMKGYEVVVASDGVEAVELAKRNAFDVCLMDVDMPRMDGIDATKLIREQTSDACKNLPIIAMTAHSDDQIWEACEAAGMNGYLAKPIQPETLFEMIERHCDTSTCIA, from the coding sequence ATGAACACTGTTCCGATTCCTCTGCCCGAATTAAGCAACTATGCGGCAATCCAAGCCGTAGAGGATCATGGGTTCGTGAAGAGTTGTCGTGTGCAGTCGTATGCGCTAGGAGAAAACTTTCTGGCCGAGTGGATCGACGCCAAGGAAGCTGATGCTGAGCGGTTTGCGTCGCTTCGTTTGGAGTGGCAAAACAATGTTCGCGAGCAACCGATGGGGAGTCTGAAACAGCGTGAATTTCACGATCATCCCCGTCGCTTGGTTCGTGTGATTGATGTGCCGCGAGGACGCCCCTTGCAGCAGCATCTTGCCGGGCGTCGGTTCGAACTGCAGGAAACACTACAAAACGCAATCTCATTGACGAAGTGTCTCGAAGATTGGCATCGGATGTCGCGTGTCCACGGCTGGCTCAGCCCGCAAAACGTGTTTTGTGATCCACAAAATCAAGTGGAACTGCGTGACGTGTCGGTGTTAAGCGTGCATGCCCAACAAGACATCCTCGCCTTTCCGGTCGAGGAACTTGTGTTCATTTCGCCTGAATCAAGTGGCCTGCTGTCGCGAAAAGTTTGTCCCGCATCGGATTTGTACTCGGTCGGTGCGATTCTCTTCAGCATGTTGTCGGGGCGCGCCCCGATCGAAGCGAACAACGCGAGCGACTACTTCGATTATCAATTGTGTCTCGAACCACCACGCCTGCGTGAACTCGGATTGCAAGTGCCCGCGGCGGTGGACGATATGGTCGCCCGTTTATTACGGCGTGACCCGCGGGATCGTTACGAGACCGCGGCGGGTTTGCTATACGATTTGCAATCGATCGCCCAGCGACACACCACTCCATCCACAGCGACCAAGACGTTTGCGATCGGCACGCGTGATGTTCGTCCTGAATTGGCCGAAGCCTCCTTGGTCGGCCGCGACGAAGAACTGGAAACGATCCAGAAATCCATGGCGGCGTTACAGTCCGGGCAAGCTCAGTTGCATGCGATTACGGGAGCTGAAATCGCCCATCGACGCGCATTTGCTGACGAAGTGCTGCTGCGGGCGAAAGCCGAAGGGTTGTTTGTGTTTCGTGGTGGGGCGAGCACCGCCACCAATCCAAAACCGCTGCAATCGCTTGATACCGTGTTGTCGGCCATCGAGCAGCTTTGTAAAGCACAGCCCGAACTCGCCACTCGGCTCGCCGCGAGTACCAAGAACCATACCGCCACACTGCGTGAATTGTGGCCTGCGCTGGCGCCACTGTGGCCAAGTTCGTCAGACCATACCGGACCCGAAGCGTACGGCAGCCAGCGAGCGGCGATTGCATTGGCCGAATTGTTTGCTGCGCTAGCCAAGGAACCGGCGGGGGTGGTGCTGCTGTTTGACGATCTGGACGTTGCCGATGACCTAAGCCGTACCGTGATCCGTACGATCATGGACCAGGTGGCCTTGGCACCGGAACATCGGATGTTGTGTGTGGTCACCGGCCAATCGGCTGAATCGTTAAACATGACGCTCGGTGGCGCCCCAATTCGGCTAGGTCGGCTGTCGGCCGAAGCGTTGGGAGTGCACCTCGAATCGACTGCGGGTAAAATTTCCGAGTCAATTAAATCTTCGATCATCGACGTCGCCGATGGCAGTGTGACAATGGCATCGGCATTGTTGCGGCGGATGATCGATACAAAGGTCGTGACTCTTTCCGAGGATGGCTGGATTTCCAGCGGGCAATTGATCGAAGCCCTGCGGGGTGACGAGTCGTTTGCCGAATTGTTGGACCGACAAGTCAATGCGTTATCGAATCACGCGATGCGGATTCTGGCCTCTGCCGCCGTGATCGGCCAGCAGTTTCATTTGGACATGCTGACTGCGGTGACCGGCGTTCCCTACGCGGAAGTGCTACAAGTCGTCACCGAGGCACTGGGCCGACGTATCTTGTGGCGTGATACGCGGGCGGGATGGTTCTCGTTTGCCAATGATCCGATCCATCAACAGCTTCGCAAGCATCTCGATCCGGTCGAACACCGCGGCATCCACAAGCAAGCGGTGGCCTACCTGTGCCAACATGATCCCGAGAACCTTTACGATCTAGCGTTCCACTACGACGCTGCAGGCGAAGGGGAATTGGCGCTCACCACGTCGCTGCAAGCGGCTCGGGCGGCACGTCAGCGGTTCTCGTTATCGGTCGCACAGGATCAGCTCGAGATCGCCAAACGCTGGTTCTCGAGTGAAGACCGAGACACAGGACTCGAGATCTTTGAAGGGCTGGGAACAATTCACTTGTTGGCCGGCCGCTACAACCAAGCCGCCGACCATCTGTACGAAGCGTTGGAGTTGGCCGACACGCCGCTGGAACGGGCTCGAATCCAACAGCAGATAGGCGAGGTGGCGTTTAAACGCGGACGTTTCAATGAGGCCGCTGCGCAATATGAACAGGCGTTAGCGGTGACCGGAATCCGAGTTCCGGGAAACGTGTTTACGATGTTTTGTGGGTTGATCGCACAAATTTTCTTCCAAGTGATCCATAGCTACTTGCCCTCCCGCTGGTTCGCTCGCAATGCATCGTTGTCCGAAATTGATTGTTTGCGACTTGAACTACTCAGCCGTTTGTCGCGGGTCTATTGGTTTAGTCGCCACACGCTATGGACATTAGGGAACCATTTGCGTTCATTGAACGAGGCCGAACGGTTCGTCCCCTCCGAGACGCTCGCGGCGTTCTACAGCGAACATGGACCTGTGATGAGTTTGTTGAGGTGGTTCAAACGCGCCAACCGCTACGCCAAACGGTCGTTGGCGATTCGCACCTCGCGAAACGACGTGTGGGGCCAGGGGCAATCGCATCACTACCACAGCGTCGTGATGCTGGCCGAGTGTCGTTTCGACGACGCCATCGTGACGTCCAAGCGTGCTGTGGATCTATTGCGTCAAACCGGCGACGTGTGGGAAATGAACATGGCGCGATACCAGAAGGCCAACGCGCTGTATCGTATCGGGCGGTATGCCGAAGCGGCCGAGTTGGCTTCGCAAATGTTTGAATCAGGCCGTCAAATCGGGGACCGACAAGCCACCGGGATCAGCTTGGATGTTTGGGCTCGCACCACTCCGCAAACGTTGTCGTTGTCGCTTGTTTTAGAAGAAGCGGCACGGTCACGTCCAGACGCTCAAAGCCACGCGCAAACTCAGCTCGCATTCGCAGTCATGCTGTTGCATCACAACCGTGTTGATGAAGCGGTCGTGGTTTTGCAGGATGCGATCAAACGCTGTGAACAAGCGGGGCACCTGAATACGTACATCTGCCCTTGTTACGTGTGGTTGGGTACCGCGATGCGACGTCAACTCGAATTGATTGATCGTCGCGATGGCCGCTGTTTCCGCAAACAGTTGCGGGAGACACAATCGGCGCTACGCAAAGCCGCCAGATTGGCGCGGGGCTTCCCCGCCGATCTGGCTCACGTTCGTCGTGAAATTGCCATTCTGCATTTGATTCGTGGCAACACGCGTCGCGCCGCAAATCAGCTTCGATCCAGTTTGAAGGTTGCCAAGCGATTGTCGCAAGCGGTCGAAGAACGCGACTCGTTACAATTGTTGCAAACGCTTTACGAACGCGAAGTGGACTACTTTGGCGCGTTTCCAGAACCGCTCTCGTTGCGATTATCCGAACTCAAACAACAGTATCCCTCCACTAGTGACGAAGGGAAGGATTCTAGATTGACATCGACGAATCTATCGCTGGCCGATCGTTTCGTCACGGTCTTGAAATCGGGTCGCCGGATTGCTCAAGCACTTTCGTCCGACTTAGTGTTTGCCGAAGCGAGCGAGTCGGCACGACGACTGTTGCGTGGTCAACATGTCGACGTTGTCACGATCCATCAAAACCTTAGCCAACTGGTGTTCAAGCCTTGGAATGGCAAGGACTGCGAACCTTCGTGTTTGCGACGGACCGAAGCGAACGAGAAATTGATCCGCATGGCCGTGCAAACCAATCAAGCAGTTTGCTTGGACTACGATGCGAGCAATGTCGGCGGCGGTAGTGGAAGCGCCATTGCGGCTCCGATCGCGTTTCGCGGTGATCCGGTGGCGGTGATCCTAGTCACTCACCTTGAATTAAAAGATTTGTTTGGTGCGGACGAGCGGCGAATCGCGGACTTTGTGACCACGTTGGCTGGGGCCGCACTCGAAAATGCCGACGGATTCCTTCGTCTGCAACAGATGAATGACACGCTCGAGCAACGTGTGTTGGAACGCACCAAGGCCGCCGAGGATCGTGCCGGCCAACTTTCCAACAGCAACGAGCAACTTCGTGCCACCGAGGAACAATTGCGACGCGCCATCGCGCAAGCCAATACGGCGAACGAAGCGAAGAGCCGATTTCTGGCGACGATCAGCCACGAGATTCGTACACCGCTTAACGGCATTCTCGGAATGACCCGGTTGGCTCGCAGTGCATCGAGTGATCCGCGGCAATCGGGATACTTGGAAACCGTCGAAGAGAGCGGTCAGTCGCTGCTGACGTTGATCAACGATTTGCTCGACTTCTCGAAACTCGAAGCCAATAAGATGGAATTGGAACGAATTCCGATGGATCTTGAACGCTTGGCGGGCGAGGTCAGTCGCTTGATGGCGGCGTCGGCTTGGCAGAAAGGGGTCGAGCTGGTTTGCGATGTCGATCCGCACTTGCCCAAAGCGATTCTCGGCGACTCGGCGCGGCTGCGTCAAATCATCATGAATTTGATTGGTAACGCGATCAAGTTTACCGAACAAGGCTACATTTCACTGACCATCACGACGTTGCATGTCAATGATGGCGAGGATCTGTTGTCGATCGAGGTCCAGGACAGTGGGATCGGGATTCCGGTCGAGCAACAGGGCAAGGTGTTTGAGTCGTTTTCGCAGGCCGATAGCAGCACGACGCGGCGGTATGGTGGCACCGGACTTGGCTTGGCGATTTGTCGTGAACTTGCCGAACGCATGCAAGGCACGATTGAATTGCGAAGCGTTGTCGGTGTCGGAAGCACGTTCACGGTGCTGTTGCCATTGGAATTGGCTGACGAACAACCCCATGGCGAACCGTGCCCGGTGCTTGGCAATCCGCGTGTGGCGATCATCGATCCGCTGGACGCATCCGCACGGGCCATCGAGTCGGCTCTCGAATCGATCGGTGCCAATGCTCGCGTGTGGCCATGCCGCTCGGAGTGTGGCGAATGGAAATTTGATGCCAGTTTCTTTGATTGCCAATGGGACTTGGTGATCTTTGGCTGCGATCGAATCGAACAACTGGCCGATCAATGTGCCGAATTGAATATCCCATGTCTGTTCCTGCTGCCGGCTCACGCGACACTTGAGGTTCAGCGTGGTGAGTGGTCCGCGGAATTGCGAAAACCGGTGCTGGCAAGTGATCTGTTGGCAAAAACGACCGGCCTGCTGCGTCGTGATCCTGAGCTCCGTTACGACATTTCCCAGGACACCACCGCAACCCAAAATTCATCTGCAATCGATGAGCAGGAATCGCGGATCGAGAGCGAAGCGTTATCGATACGGCGGAAACCCAATCTGCTTGACCAACTCGCCTCCGCTCCCATGGACGATGCGCCGGGCCAGCGGGAGGTCACTCAGGAAAAGGACGCGGCCGTTTCCGCAACGCGTATCCTGGTCGCCGAAGACGGAGAGATCAATCAAGAAGTGATCATGGGGATTTTGGAGATGAAAGGCTACGAGGTTGTCGTGGCCAGCGATGGAGTGGAAGCCGTTGAGTTGGCGAAACGAAATGCCTTTGATGTCTGCTTGATGGATGTCGACATGCCACGGATGGACGGAATTGATGCAACCAAATTGATCCGAGAACAGACAAGCGACGCGTGCAAGAACCTGCCCATTATCGCGATGACCGCCCACAGCGACGATCAGATTTGGGAAGCCTGCGAGGCGGCTGGGATGAACGGCTACTTGGCTAAACCGATCCAACCCGAAACGCTGTTCGAAATGATCGAGCGTCACTGCGATACAAGCACTTGCATTGCGTAG
- a CDS encoding class I SAM-dependent methyltransferase produces the protein MVNSTRIKSETISSPQKSSVAYLKTLLDHVNSVLASPSSDSDAIEDAVDVLFHELRDIRHESSKDQWAEFIKVGRAHPVCQLVHQDPFTSRAFNKPRGYAGDAVMMDYIYGREEDWERPEATHVGSAVFNYTTAAPASAGVRERRCYVAELLDKMARKQSGQDVLAVAAGHLREASLSLAVRRNRFDRFVAMDADAESLEEIKNSYGRFGIDPVTANIRQMLTGNLDLGSFDLIYTTGLYDYLADSTGMRLTANLFDCVRPGGKLVIANFLPEIRDVGYMEMFMDWHLIYRSRGDMLKLADKIVQSTVEEIRVVAEVNENVVVMEMTKR, from the coding sequence GTGGTAAACTCGACTCGGATCAAAAGCGAGACAATCTCGTCTCCTCAGAAAAGCAGTGTCGCTTATCTGAAAACCTTATTGGATCACGTCAACTCGGTGTTGGCGTCGCCCTCATCGGACAGCGACGCGATCGAAGACGCCGTGGACGTCTTGTTTCACGAGCTGCGTGACATCCGTCATGAATCGTCCAAAGACCAATGGGCCGAATTCATCAAAGTCGGGCGAGCCCATCCCGTTTGCCAATTGGTGCATCAAGACCCTTTCACATCGCGAGCGTTCAACAAGCCGCGTGGGTATGCGGGCGACGCGGTGATGATGGATTACATCTACGGCCGCGAAGAGGATTGGGAGCGTCCTGAAGCAACCCATGTCGGTTCCGCCGTGTTTAACTACACCACCGCCGCACCGGCATCGGCCGGCGTACGTGAACGACGCTGTTATGTTGCCGAATTGCTGGACAAAATGGCTCGCAAACAAAGCGGCCAAGACGTGTTGGCCGTCGCGGCGGGGCATCTTCGCGAAGCCAGTTTGTCGTTGGCCGTCCGTCGCAATCGCTTCGATCGGTTTGTCGCGATGGACGCCGACGCCGAAAGTCTCGAAGAGATCAAGAACAGTTACGGACGCTTTGGGATCGATCCTGTGACCGCCAACATTCGCCAAATGTTGACCGGCAACCTCGATCTCGGTTCGTTCGATTTGATCTACACCACGGGGCTGTACGATTACTTGGCCGATTCGACCGGGATGCGTTTGACCGCCAATCTATTCGATTGTGTCCGTCCCGGTGGAAAGCTGGTGATCGCGAACTTCTTGCCTGAAATTCGCGACGTTGGCTACATGGAAATGTTCATGGATTGGCATCTGATTTATCGCAGCCGCGGCGATATGTTGAAATTGGCCGACAAGATCGTGCAATCCACGGTCGAAGAGATCCGGGTCGTCGCCGAAGTCAACGAAAACGTTGTGGTCATGGAAATGACCAAACGCTAA